In a single window of the Bradyrhizobium erythrophlei genome:
- a CDS encoding alpha-ketoacid dehydrogenase subunit beta, with the protein MPEVTLVEAVNLALGRAMEDDPDVVVLGEDVGVNGGVFRATAGLQKRFGAERVLDTPLAELLISGLCVGMAAQGLKPVGEIQFMGFIYPCLDQLVNHASRMRNRTQGRLTCPMVLRTPHGAGIRAPEHHSESTEAMLTHIPGLRVVIPSSAERAYGLLLAAVRDPDPVVFLEPTRLYRAAKGKVQDDGEALPLDRAFVLREGRDITLIGWGAVLKETVAAADALSAEGIAAEVIDLATLKPYDESTVLGSIAKTGRCLIVHEAAHTGGFGAEIAAFIAERGLSSLLAPVTRVTGYDAVIPMARLEQYYMPSVERIVTGARRVCQFS; encoded by the coding sequence ATGCCTGAGGTAACGCTGGTGGAAGCCGTCAATCTGGCGCTCGGACGCGCGATGGAGGACGATCCCGATGTGGTCGTGCTTGGCGAAGACGTTGGCGTCAACGGAGGCGTCTTCCGCGCGACCGCGGGCCTGCAGAAGCGCTTTGGAGCCGAGCGCGTCCTCGATACGCCGCTTGCTGAACTCCTGATCAGCGGGCTCTGCGTGGGCATGGCGGCGCAGGGGCTGAAGCCCGTCGGCGAGATCCAGTTTATGGGGTTTATTTATCCCTGCCTGGATCAACTGGTGAACCACGCATCCCGAATGCGTAACCGCACCCAGGGACGGCTCACCTGTCCGATGGTTCTGCGTACGCCGCATGGGGCTGGAATTCGAGCGCCCGAGCATCATTCCGAAAGCACCGAGGCGATGCTCACCCATATTCCTGGCTTGCGCGTTGTCATCCCTTCTTCGGCGGAACGTGCCTATGGACTTCTCCTCGCCGCGGTCCGCGATCCCGATCCGGTGGTGTTTCTGGAACCAACGCGCTTATACCGCGCGGCAAAAGGCAAGGTGCAGGACGATGGCGAAGCCTTGCCGCTAGATCGTGCCTTTGTCCTGCGGGAAGGTCGCGACATCACGCTGATCGGTTGGGGCGCGGTGTTGAAAGAGACCGTGGCCGCGGCCGATGCGCTCTCCGCCGAAGGCATCGCTGCCGAGGTCATCGATCTTGCCACGCTCAAGCCCTATGATGAAAGCACCGTGCTCGGTTCGATCGCGAAGACCGGACGTTGCCTCATCGTGCACGAGGCGGCACACACCGGCGGATTCGGAGCCGAGATCGCAGCCTTTATCGCCGAACGTGGTCTGTCCTCGCTGCTTGCGCCGGTAACCCGCGTCACCGGCTATGACGCCGTGATCCCGATGGCACGCCTCGAGCAATACTATATGCCTTCGGTCGAACGCATCGTCACCGGGGCGCGCAGGGTGTGTCAGTTCAGCTGA
- a CDS encoding Bug family tripartite tricarboxylate transporter substrate binding protein, producing MIIDRRVLFAVASIFLASVDGSAATEFPQRAITLVVPFSPGGNVDSTARIAGLSLGTVLKQPIVVLNKPGAGGAIGASYVAKADPDGNTLLITVPDTLTIVPRMMTTSYKMDSFRPVGTVATTTPLLVVRSDSRFKTIQDFLSAAEAKPGSILVAHDGPGSASQLALLQFAKAANRSFNLVPYQGSAPALTDLLGGQVDAAVDQMTSSLSYLKGGQMRALAVMSRDRDPLLPDVPTLEEAGVNLNVMTTLGIYAPAGVPDAIVDTLEQALVKALGNGELQNRMHSIGSNALKSSAKNFREQMLGEDKRAQAMEAAGLLATE from the coding sequence ATGATCATTGACCGCAGAGTTCTGTTCGCGGTGGCATCGATATTTCTGGCGAGCGTCGACGGCTCTGCGGCCACCGAGTTTCCTCAGCGAGCCATAACCCTGGTGGTGCCTTTCAGCCCCGGAGGCAATGTTGACTCGACCGCGCGCATCGCCGGACTCTCGCTTGGCACGGTCCTGAAACAGCCGATTGTTGTTCTCAACAAGCCCGGCGCCGGCGGGGCCATAGGGGCAAGCTATGTCGCCAAAGCCGATCCCGACGGAAACACCCTGCTGATCACGGTGCCCGATACGTTGACGATCGTGCCACGCATGATGACGACGTCCTACAAAATGGACAGCTTCAGGCCGGTTGGTACGGTCGCCACCACGACTCCGCTGCTGGTGGTCCGGAGCGACAGCCGATTCAAGACGATCCAGGATTTCCTTTCCGCGGCCGAAGCCAAGCCAGGATCAATATTGGTGGCCCACGATGGGCCAGGTTCAGCCAGCCAGCTTGCGCTGCTGCAATTCGCCAAGGCGGCTAACCGCAGTTTCAACCTGGTGCCGTATCAGGGCTCCGCGCCGGCGCTGACCGATCTGCTCGGCGGTCAGGTGGACGCGGCGGTGGATCAAATGACGAGTTCGCTGTCGTATCTGAAAGGCGGTCAAATGCGCGCGCTGGCGGTAATGTCGCGCGACCGCGACCCGCTGCTGCCGGACGTGCCGACGCTAGAAGAGGCCGGCGTCAATTTGAACGTGATGACGACGTTGGGGATCTATGCTCCGGCGGGTGTCCCGGATGCCATTGTCGACACCCTCGAGCAGGCTCTAGTAAAGGCGCTGGGGAACGGTGAACTGCAAAACCGGATGCATTCGATTGGTAGCAACGCGCTTAAGTCCTCCGCTAAAAATTTTCGTGAACAGATGCTGGGCGAAGACAAGCGCGCCCAGGCAATGGAAGCTGCCGGATTGCTAGCAACTGAATAG
- the pdhA gene encoding pyruvate dehydrogenase (acetyl-transferring) E1 component subunit alpha, which translates to MIARFEVRHRNYLAPDGSIARPLPAFASDANLLIALYRAMVLLRLFDKKAVALQRTGRLGTYAVSLGQEAVSVGIASAMREEDVLLPSYRDNGALLWRGVKLEEILLFWGGDERGNCFSGPLHDFPFCVPVGSQAPHAAGVAYAFKLRKEPHVAVCLFGDGATSKGDVYEAMNFAGVHKLPVVFVATNNQWAISVPLRLQTGSETLAQKAIAAGFTGEQVDGSDAVAMRAAAEEAIAAARDGKGPRFIEAVTYRLGDHTTSDDASRYRSADEVQAHWKEEPIARLRAYLVGQKMWGKADEERLATECHERVEAAVERYLATAPRRPEAMFDHLYADLPEVYAAQRRELAGERDA; encoded by the coding sequence GTGATCGCGCGCTTTGAGGTGCGCCATCGCAACTACCTCGCGCCAGACGGCTCGATAGCTCGGCCGCTCCCCGCCTTCGCCTCCGATGCAAACCTGCTCATCGCACTCTACCGGGCCATGGTGCTGCTGCGCCTCTTTGACAAGAAGGCTGTTGCATTGCAGCGCACCGGCCGGCTTGGGACTTATGCCGTTTCGCTCGGCCAGGAGGCGGTATCGGTTGGGATAGCCAGTGCGATGCGGGAAGAAGACGTGCTGTTGCCCTCCTATCGCGACAATGGCGCGCTGCTTTGGCGCGGCGTCAAGCTTGAAGAGATCCTGCTGTTTTGGGGCGGGGACGAACGGGGCAATTGTTTCTCCGGACCGCTTCACGATTTTCCATTCTGCGTTCCCGTGGGATCTCAGGCGCCTCATGCCGCCGGCGTCGCCTATGCGTTTAAGCTGCGCAAGGAGCCGCATGTCGCCGTGTGCCTGTTCGGCGATGGCGCCACCTCGAAAGGCGACGTCTACGAAGCGATGAATTTTGCCGGCGTGCACAAATTGCCCGTCGTGTTCGTCGCCACCAACAATCAATGGGCCATATCGGTGCCGTTGCGACTGCAGACCGGTTCCGAAACGCTGGCGCAGAAAGCTATCGCTGCAGGATTCACCGGCGAGCAGGTCGATGGCAGCGACGCGGTGGCGATGCGCGCCGCTGCCGAAGAGGCTATTGCCGCAGCCCGTGACGGCAAAGGCCCCCGTTTCATCGAGGCGGTCACTTACCGCCTCGGCGACCATACAACCTCCGATGACGCATCACGCTATCGTTCGGCTGACGAAGTCCAGGCTCATTGGAAGGAAGAGCCGATTGCCCGCTTGAGGGCTTATCTTGTGGGTCAAAAAATGTGGGGCAAAGCAGACGAAGAGCGGCTCGCCACCGAGTGCCATGAGCGCGTCGAGGCGGCGGTCGAGCGCTATCTGGCAACGGCACCGCGCCGTCCGGAAGCCATGTTCGATCACCTCTACGCCGATCTGCCCGAGGTCTATGCCGCACAGCGCCGTGAACTCGCGGGAGAGCGCGATGCCTGA
- a CDS encoding thiamine pyrophosphate-dependent enzyme, with product MEVAQQGTIDRRLFVSKLVAECREALIVTGLGSTSYDVFAAGDDARNFYLWGAMGGAAALGLGLAIAQPQKSVLVITGDGEQLMGLGAMATIGVQRLANLSLVVIDNGHFGETGMQRSHSGLGTRLTDIARGCNFDDVTEVTEMAGIPKLAERVNARAGSTFAQVRVSAVETIKALPPRDGVFVKNRFREALGFRPI from the coding sequence ATGGAGGTCGCACAACAAGGAACCATCGATCGGCGCCTCTTCGTCTCCAAACTGGTTGCGGAGTGCCGCGAGGCGCTGATCGTCACCGGACTGGGCTCGACCTCATACGACGTGTTCGCCGCGGGCGACGACGCGCGCAATTTTTATCTCTGGGGCGCGATGGGCGGAGCCGCGGCCCTGGGGCTGGGGTTGGCGATTGCCCAACCGCAAAAGTCCGTTTTGGTGATCACCGGGGATGGCGAACAACTGATGGGCCTCGGCGCCATGGCGACCATTGGTGTTCAGCGCCTGGCTAACCTGTCGCTGGTCGTGATCGACAATGGGCATTTCGGTGAGACGGGGATGCAACGCAGCCATTCTGGTCTCGGCACCCGGCTGACAGACATCGCGCGGGGTTGCAATTTTGACGACGTGACTGAGGTGACCGAGATGGCCGGTATTCCGAAGCTTGCCGAGCGCGTCAACGCGCGGGCCGGCAGCACCTTTGCGCAGGTGCGGGTGAGTGCCGTCGAAACGATAAAGGCTCTGCCGCCGCGCGATGGCGTCTTCGTCAAGAACCGTTTCCGCGAGGCGTTGGGGTTCCGGCCCATCTGA
- a CDS encoding dodecin — MPVTEMKDHVYKILELVGSSEKSIEDAIQNAITRASKTIREMKWFEVVQTRGHIEKDSVRHYQVTLRVGFTLEE; from the coding sequence ATGCCAGTCACCGAAATGAAGGATCACGTTTATAAGATCCTAGAACTCGTAGGATCTTCCGAAAAAAGTATCGAGGATGCCATTCAAAATGCCATCACCCGCGCATCAAAGACCATTCGCGAAATGAAATGGTTCGAAGTCGTGCAAACGAGAGGCCATATCGAAAAAGACTCTGTCCGACATTATCAGGTCACTTTGCGAGTTGGATTCACACTAGAGGAGTAG
- a CDS encoding amidohydrolase family protein, with the protein MSSAHPHQDQDSAPACPGPDPQPRAPTSFEVPTGAVDTHAHVIGLPPYYPFVAARSYTPPEAKPAKYLEMLDAIGMTYGVLIQVSVHGTDDRLMRETLRANQQRLRGISVLPLGLPASDYDKAASSGVVGLRLNVLYGGGIGYQDLDEFEALARDMNWHLQFLLDVRELPDLAPRLSRLKVPFIIDHMGHFPATLGGQTPGFQTLIGLVRDGGWVKLSGAYRLAEAPPYSETIPLARALAEAAPGRCVWGSDWPHVAHWSSIINVGDLLDTLAMWVPDETLRNRILVDNPQRLYGFRASSDGVNDKVMRS; encoded by the coding sequence ATGAGCAGTGCTCATCCTCACCAAGATCAGGACAGCGCACCGGCATGCCCAGGGCCTGATCCGCAGCCGCGTGCACCCACCTCCTTCGAGGTACCGACCGGTGCGGTCGATACCCACGCGCATGTGATCGGCCTGCCGCCCTACTATCCGTTCGTCGCGGCGCGCTCATACACGCCGCCTGAGGCGAAGCCGGCAAAATATCTCGAAATGCTCGATGCCATCGGGATGACCTATGGCGTGCTGATCCAGGTCAGCGTACATGGAACGGACGATCGCCTGATGCGTGAGACGTTGCGCGCTAACCAGCAGCGTCTGCGCGGCATCAGCGTGCTGCCGCTCGGTCTTCCTGCCTCGGACTACGACAAGGCCGCGTCGAGTGGAGTCGTTGGATTGCGCCTCAACGTACTCTATGGCGGTGGTATCGGCTATCAGGACCTCGACGAATTCGAAGCGCTGGCGCGCGACATGAACTGGCATCTGCAGTTTCTGCTCGATGTGCGCGAATTGCCGGACCTGGCGCCGCGGCTGTCGCGGCTGAAGGTACCGTTCATCATCGACCATATGGGACATTTTCCCGCAACCCTCGGCGGCCAGACGCCCGGTTTCCAGACGCTGATCGGATTGGTTCGCGACGGCGGTTGGGTCAAACTGTCCGGCGCCTATCGCTTGGCCGAAGCGCCCCCTTACAGCGAAACGATCCCGCTGGCGCGCGCGTTGGCCGAAGCGGCCCCCGGTCGCTGCGTCTGGGGCTCCGATTGGCCGCACGTCGCTCATTGGAGTTCGATCATCAATGTCGGCGATCTGCTCGATACGCTGGCGATGTGGGTTCCCGACGAGACGTTGCGAAACCGCATTCTGGTTGACAACCCGCAAAGGCTATATGGGTTTCGAGCATCGAGTGACGGCGTCAACGACAAGGTGATGAGATCATGA
- a CDS encoding NfeD family protein has translation MQTVKAALVAAIAIVALVVSLHPGLAEESGSLALTISIDGAIGPASASYVKDALARAGERRAEIVILRLNTPGGLNTSMREIITDVLASPVPVIGYVAPSGAHAASAGTYILYATHIAVMAPGTNIGAATPVQIGGSIPGLPSGTPDKESKDKKDGDRQPEPKDAMTAKATNDAVAFIRSLAELRGRNADWAEKAVREAATLTANGALQANVIDLIARDPAELLKQVDGRVVEVAGGKTQRLATKDAFVEAIDPGWISRFLAVITDPNVAFILLMVGIYGLIFEFMSPGAVAPGVVGTICLLVGLYALNLLPINYAGLALMLVGIALLAIEAFNPTVVIGLGGVIAFVLGAVMLFRVEAPGYRLSWSVIGIVAALFTGFVLVVLGALRRARSGPVRVGAQAMRGLSAEILDWSENEGHVFAHGERWQARGTEAFKPGEVVEVANIVDLTLVVRRAPVPTGEGGTS, from the coding sequence GTGCAGACCGTAAAGGCGGCCCTCGTTGCGGCGATAGCAATCGTCGCTCTGGTTGTCTCCCTCCATCCCGGTTTAGCGGAGGAGAGCGGCAGTCTTGCACTGACTATTTCGATCGACGGAGCGATCGGACCTGCGTCGGCCAGTTACGTGAAGGACGCCCTGGCCAGGGCAGGCGAACGACGCGCCGAGATTGTCATTCTGCGTCTGAATACACCGGGCGGTCTCAACACCAGTATGCGCGAGATCATCACGGATGTGCTCGCTTCACCCGTTCCTGTCATCGGTTACGTCGCTCCCTCCGGAGCGCATGCGGCGAGCGCCGGCACCTACATTCTCTATGCGACCCATATCGCTGTGATGGCGCCAGGCACCAACATCGGCGCTGCAACGCCGGTGCAGATCGGTGGTTCGATACCGGGTCTGCCGAGCGGCACCCCTGACAAGGAAAGCAAAGACAAGAAGGATGGCGACCGCCAGCCCGAGCCGAAGGACGCCATGACGGCAAAGGCGACGAATGATGCCGTCGCCTTCATCCGCAGCCTCGCCGAACTGCGTGGCCGCAATGCCGACTGGGCCGAGAAGGCGGTCCGTGAGGCTGCGACCCTCACTGCCAACGGCGCGTTGCAGGCAAATGTCATCGACCTCATCGCGCGCGATCCGGCCGAATTGCTCAAGCAGGTCGATGGTCGCGTGGTGGAGGTTGCTGGTGGCAAGACGCAACGCCTGGCGACGAAGGATGCCTTCGTCGAAGCCATCGATCCCGGATGGATCTCCCGATTCCTGGCCGTCATCACCGATCCCAACGTCGCGTTCATTCTCCTGATGGTTGGCATCTACGGCCTGATCTTCGAATTCATGTCCCCCGGCGCGGTCGCCCCGGGTGTCGTCGGCACGATCTGCCTGCTGGTTGGCCTCTATGCCCTCAATCTGCTGCCGATCAACTATGCCGGCCTCGCCTTGATGCTGGTCGGGATCGCGCTCCTCGCCATCGAGGCCTTCAACCCGACCGTCGTGATCGGCCTCGGAGGGGTCATCGCCTTTGTGCTGGGAGCGGTCATGCTGTTCAGGGTCGAAGCGCCTGGCTACCGACTGTCGTGGTCGGTCATCGGCATCGTTGCGGCGTTGTTCACTGGCTTTGTTCTTGTCGTGCTCGGCGCGCTTCGACGCGCTCGCAGCGGTCCAGTACGAGTCGGCGCGCAAGCCATGCGAGGCCTGTCTGCAGAGATCCTCGATTGGTCCGAGAATGAAGGTCACGTCTTTGCGCATGGTGAACGCTGGCAAGCGCGCGGCACCGAAGCCTTTAAGCCCGGCGAGGTGGTTGAAGTCGCCAACATCGTCGATCTGACGCTGGTTGTGCGGCGCGCGCCGGTCCCAACCGGCGAGGGAGGTACATCATGA
- a CDS encoding alpha/beta fold hydrolase: MPLIKARDGSPLHYAVHDHTDRWRQASTIILVHGFARSGEFWFNMVPYLSRFFRVVCVDLRGLGKSAPLPDPKTVTIDAYIDDLLAVADHANAETFHLVGESIGGAITLSFSGHHPDRVRTLSVIAPAIFANDWIRSTYAVGYPTWEGAIRDLGVEGWTRKSNTLARFPKEIGPAFLEWYAKEVGKADLEVVCAMVNFAATVDARPLLSKITAPVLALYPDGGDIATKEQSSILTNSIADARVTYLQSPYQMLGLLHPAACGEQIRNFAALKDGFVARE; this comes from the coding sequence ATGCCGCTTATTAAGGCCCGCGACGGCAGTCCGTTGCATTATGCGGTTCACGACCATACCGACCGGTGGCGCCAAGCCTCTACCATCATCCTGGTGCACGGCTTTGCGCGCTCGGGCGAGTTCTGGTTCAACATGGTGCCGTATCTCAGCCGTTTCTTCCGCGTGGTCTGTGTCGATCTGCGAGGACTCGGTAAATCGGCGCCGCTGCCGGATCCGAAGACGGTGACGATCGACGCCTATATCGATGACCTGCTGGCGGTAGCCGACCACGCTAACGCGGAAACCTTCCACCTTGTCGGCGAGTCGATTGGCGGCGCGATCACGCTCTCGTTTTCCGGACACCACCCTGACCGGGTGCGCACGCTCTCGGTCATTGCGCCGGCCATTTTCGCCAATGACTGGATTCGTTCGACCTATGCGGTAGGCTATCCGACCTGGGAGGGAGCGATCCGTGACCTCGGGGTCGAAGGCTGGACCCGGAAATCGAACACGCTTGCGCGCTTTCCCAAGGAAATCGGCCCGGCATTTCTCGAGTGGTACGCGAAAGAGGTCGGCAAGGCGGACCTCGAAGTCGTCTGCGCTATGGTGAATTTCGCAGCCACCGTCGATGCCCGTCCGCTTCTGTCGAAGATTACGGCGCCAGTGCTGGCGCTGTATCCCGATGGGGGCGATATCGCGACCAAGGAGCAGTCGAGCATTCTGACCAACTCGATCGCCGATGCTCGCGTGACCTATCTGCAATCGCCGTATCAGATGCTGGGCCTGCTGCATCCGGCGGCGTGCGGCGAACAAATTCGGAATTTTGCTGCGCTGAAAGACGGCTTTGTTGCACGTGAATAG
- a CDS encoding Bug family tripartite tricarboxylate transporter substrate binding protein, which produces MPSFASAIVLTLAFSAYASYVKAEEFPERPVQMIVSVGAGGSTDTLMRALVQYAAPLLGQPIVIINRPGASGMIGVAQVKQAKPDGYTIGGTWSGPLTMAPHVNMPDYKPGDYTIVAMVSEAPGVLCVSKGFPANNGRELLDELRRNPDKYTYGADGIGGFVQFATERVFAAAHVKARMIPFSGADQTVTAFLSGTISIYGGAIMSVLPYVQQGTAKCLLVTAASRYSVLPNVDSLSDVGLADTQTLLWRAVIAPAGVPADRLAKLKEVFSKAAQDPEFQKIALVRGEQPWTVDTANIDKYVRDEYATMGTLADALKLTTLN; this is translated from the coding sequence ATGCCGAGCTTCGCCTCTGCCATAGTGCTCACGCTGGCGTTCAGCGCCTACGCTAGTTACGTAAAAGCAGAGGAATTTCCCGAGCGCCCGGTACAAATGATCGTTTCGGTCGGTGCCGGAGGCAGCACCGACACCTTAATGCGCGCACTGGTGCAATACGCCGCGCCGCTACTGGGGCAACCCATCGTCATCATTAACCGTCCCGGTGCCAGCGGAATGATCGGCGTAGCGCAAGTTAAGCAGGCGAAGCCCGATGGCTATACAATTGGCGGCACATGGAGCGGTCCTTTGACGATGGCGCCGCATGTCAACATGCCCGACTATAAGCCGGGCGATTACACGATCGTCGCCATGGTGAGCGAGGCTCCCGGGGTGCTTTGTGTTTCCAAGGGTTTTCCGGCCAACAACGGACGCGAACTGCTCGACGAATTGCGCCGAAATCCTGATAAATACACTTACGGGGCAGACGGCATCGGTGGTTTCGTCCAATTCGCCACCGAGCGCGTCTTCGCTGCCGCGCATGTCAAGGCACGGATGATTCCGTTCTCGGGAGCCGATCAGACCGTGACGGCGTTTTTATCAGGCACCATCAGCATTTATGGCGGCGCGATCATGTCGGTGCTGCCCTATGTGCAGCAGGGAACCGCCAAATGCCTGCTGGTGACCGCGGCATCGCGTTACTCGGTGCTGCCAAACGTCGACAGCCTCAGCGATGTGGGTCTGGCGGACACGCAGACATTGCTGTGGCGAGCGGTGATTGCGCCGGCGGGGGTGCCGGCCGATCGACTGGCTAAGTTGAAAGAGGTGTTCAGCAAGGCCGCGCAAGATCCGGAATTCCAGAAGATCGCATTGGTGCGGGGCGAGCAACCCTGGACCGTCGATACCGCCAATATCGACAAATATGTCCGCGACGAATACGCAACGATGGGCACCTTGGCGGATGCCCTCAAATTGACCACGCTGAACTGA
- a CDS encoding LysR family transcriptional regulator yields the protein MDFKQLRAFLTIAETGSVTRASEVLHIVQPAVSRQLRLLEEDLGTRLFHRGRHGMEPTEAGSILIDRARRVLRELDQARDEIRPKPGALTGLVSVGLLPSTSDLLAAPLVCRLKELHPYLQVNVTVGYAGHLRQWLDNGEADVALLYDIRPSTALAVQMLLEERLYLVGPSQAGLRADIPISLQEVVNHRLILPTPPHGLRVLFEHACAMAGMKFVVSAQTNAMSVQKDLVIQGQGFTLLPSAAIYLDLAQGRLSASPIADSVLCRKIVLARRAGRHTSAQIHALSEALFTLIRTTVAEGLWPDADWLADKQYLSPA from the coding sequence ATGGATTTCAAGCAATTGCGGGCGTTCTTGACGATCGCGGAGACCGGGAGCGTCACGCGGGCGTCCGAGGTGCTGCACATCGTGCAGCCAGCAGTTTCGCGTCAACTGCGTCTGCTGGAGGAAGACCTCGGCACGCGGCTGTTTCATCGCGGCCGCCACGGCATGGAACCGACCGAAGCTGGCTCCATTCTGATCGACCGCGCGCGACGCGTGCTTCGCGAACTCGATCAGGCTCGCGACGAAATTCGACCAAAACCGGGTGCATTGACCGGACTTGTTTCAGTGGGGCTGTTACCGAGCACCAGCGATCTGTTGGCGGCGCCCTTGGTTTGCCGTTTGAAGGAGTTGCACCCGTATCTTCAGGTCAACGTAACCGTGGGTTACGCCGGGCATTTGCGGCAATGGCTGGATAACGGCGAAGCCGATGTTGCACTGCTATACGATATCAGGCCTTCCACTGCGCTTGCAGTCCAAATGCTATTGGAGGAAAGGCTCTATTTGGTTGGTCCCAGCCAGGCCGGCTTGCGGGCCGACATACCGATTTCGCTTCAAGAGGTCGTCAACCATCGCCTCATTTTACCCACGCCCCCTCATGGGCTGCGCGTCCTCTTTGAGCATGCCTGTGCGATGGCCGGAATGAAATTCGTCGTGTCGGCGCAGACCAATGCGATGAGCGTGCAGAAGGATCTGGTGATTCAAGGCCAAGGATTTACCCTGCTGCCGAGCGCCGCGATTTATCTGGATTTGGCGCAAGGCAGGTTGAGCGCTTCCCCAATCGCCGATTCCGTTCTTTGCCGGAAGATCGTACTGGCCAGACGCGCCGGCCGCCATACCTCCGCGCAGATCCACGCGTTGAGCGAGGCGCTGTTCACGCTGATTAGAACGACCGTGGCAGAGGGCCTGTGGCCTGATGCAGATTGGCTGGCCGATAAGCAATATTTGTCGCCAGCATGA
- a CDS encoding phosphonopyruvate decarboxylase, with translation MRGEVKPLAWQEEIYSILRAGQVKQIAYVPDAGHSHVIRSAIADPEMRAVVLTTEEEGVASVCGAWLGGERAVLLMQSSGVGNCINMLSLVQNCRFPFLTIVTMRGEWAEFNPWQVPMGKATAASLELMGITVLRAERTQEVRDTVQAGFDLAFGSEQPVAVLLSQGLIGRKNWEAK, from the coding sequence ATGCGTGGCGAAGTTAAACCTCTGGCGTGGCAGGAGGAAATTTATTCAATCCTCAGGGCGGGGCAGGTGAAGCAGATCGCTTACGTGCCGGACGCCGGGCACTCTCATGTGATCCGCAGCGCGATCGCCGACCCCGAGATGCGCGCGGTAGTGCTGACAACCGAAGAAGAAGGTGTGGCGTCGGTGTGTGGAGCTTGGCTTGGCGGCGAACGCGCGGTTCTTTTGATGCAGAGCAGCGGCGTCGGCAACTGCATTAACATGCTTTCTCTGGTGCAAAATTGCCGCTTTCCGTTCCTCACCATCGTGACCATGCGCGGCGAATGGGCCGAGTTCAATCCGTGGCAGGTTCCGATGGGCAAGGCGACGGCGGCCTCGCTGGAACTGATGGGAATTACGGTGTTGCGCGCTGAACGGACTCAGGAAGTACGCGACACCGTGCAAGCCGGCTTCGATCTGGCTTTCGGCAGTGAGCAACCCGTGGCCGTGCTGCTTTCGCAGGGGCTAATCGGACGCAAGAACTGGGAGGCAAAGTGA
- a CDS encoding slipin family protein, whose translation MMLDYLTYAALALLVIIFLSQAIRILREYERGVVFTLGRFTGVKGPGLIILIPVVQQLVKVDLRVMVQVVPPQDVISRDNVSVKVNAVLYFRIVDPERSIIKVGDYMAATSQLAQTTLRSVLGKHELDEMLAERDRLSADIQEILDKQTDVWGIKVTAIEIKDVDLNETMVRAIAKQAEAERLRRAKVINAMGEQQAAEKLVEAGRILAQEPQAMQLRYFEALHDIAGERSSTVVFPLPMNLFDHLGLRSEST comes from the coding sequence ATGATGCTTGATTATTTGACCTATGCAGCGCTTGCGCTGCTCGTCATCATATTTCTATCCCAGGCCATTCGCATCCTGCGGGAATACGAGCGCGGCGTCGTCTTCACGCTCGGCCGCTTCACCGGAGTGAAGGGCCCGGGCCTCATCATCCTCATTCCGGTCGTACAGCAACTCGTAAAGGTCGATCTCAGGGTGATGGTGCAGGTCGTGCCGCCCCAGGATGTGATTTCGCGCGACAACGTCTCGGTCAAGGTCAACGCCGTTCTCTACTTTCGCATCGTCGATCCCGAGCGCTCCATCATAAAGGTCGGCGATTACATGGCCGCGACCAGCCAGCTCGCGCAAACCACGCTTCGCTCGGTGCTCGGCAAGCACGAACTCGACGAGATGCTCGCCGAACGTGACAGGCTAAGCGCCGACATCCAGGAGATCCTCGATAAGCAGACCGATGTCTGGGGCATCAAGGTCACCGCGATCGAGATCAAGGATGTCGATCTCAACGAAACCATGGTGCGCGCGATCGCCAAGCAGGCCGAGGCGGAACGACTGCGACGCGCCAAAGTGATCAATGCGATGGGGGAGCAGCAGGCCGCTGAAAAGCTCGTCGAGGCCGGCCGGATCCTCGCCCAGGAGCCGCAGGCGATGCAGCTACGCTATTTCGAAGCGCTGCATGACATCGCTGGCGAACGGTCCTCGACCGTGGTCTTTCCGCTCCCGATGAATCTGTTCGACCATCTTGGTCTGCGGAGCGAGTCAACGTGA